The Portunus trituberculatus isolate SZX2019 chromosome 19, ASM1759143v1, whole genome shotgun sequence genome contains a region encoding:
- the LOC123506111 gene encoding ethanolaminephosphotransferase 1-like: MAAKKYLTPEQLLGFENYKYSAQDTSPLSNYVMHPFWNTVVKICPRWIAPNVLTFVGFLFTVANFVLLTIYDYSYYASSKEPPGDKYPPIPSWVWLVCAFNHFMAHTLDGIDGKQARRTGTSGPLGELFDHGLDSWTTFFIPSCIWSVFGRVDYSITPLRFYFVLWNVIVCFYMSHWEKYLTKILFLPWGYDLSQIIIFVIYLVTGLFGQHIWKFELVNGLSSGVMFEVMMYAGSLGTSLPMSFWNIYKSYKDKTGKMLGFWEAMRPLFTPLVFFALGTAWVYQSGSDIINKDPRLYLFTIGTIFANINCRLIVSQMSNTQCELMNWLMFPLALCLVIVVVFPSLEMATLLFMSGVATIAHIHYGVYVVRQMCEHFHIMCFSIKDRAD, from the exons ATGGCGGCTAAAAAGTACCTGACGCCGGAGCAGCTCTTGGGCTTTGAGAACTATAAG TATAGTGCACAAGACACCAGTCCACTGAGCAACTATGTTATGCACCCTTTCTGGAATACTGTTGTGAAG ATCTGCCCCCGCTGGATAGCCCCCAATGTGCTCACCTTTGTAGGGTTCCTCTTCACGGTAGCCAACTTTGTTCTACTGACCATATACGACTATAGTTACTATGCTTCTAGTAAAGAACCACCAGGGGACAAGTACCCACCCATCCCAAGCTGGGTGTGGTTGGTATGTGCCTTCAACCACTTCATGGCTCACACACTGG ATGGAATTGACGGCAAACAGGCAAGGCGGACAGGTACAAGTGGTCCGCTGGGGGAGCTGTTTGATCATGGGCTGGACTCATGGACTACTTTCTTTATCCCCTCCTGCATCTGGTCGGTGTTTGGGCGTGTTGACTACAGTATTACACCACTCAGGTTTTACTTTGTGTTATGGAATGTTATCGTCTGTTTCTATATGTCACACTGGGAGAAGTACCTCACCAAGATCCTCTTCCTGCCGTGGGGATATGACCTTTCCCAAATA ATCATCTTTGTCATCTATCTAGTCACGGGACTCTTTGGTCAACACATTTGGAAGTTTGAGCTGGTCAATGGCTTGTCTTCAGGAgtgatgtttgaagtgatgATGTATGCAGGCTCCCTTGGTACATCACTTCCCATGTCCTTCTGGAATATATACAA GTCTTATAAAGACAAGACTGGTAAGATGCTTGGCTTCTGGGAGGCCATGCGCCCACTGTTCACCCCACTGGTGTTCTTTGCTCTGGGTACGGCTTGGGTCTACCAGTCAGGCTCAGACATTATAAACAAAGACCCCAGACTGTACCTCTTCACGATTGGCACCATATTTGCCAATATTAAT TGTCGCCTGATTGTGTCTCAGATGAGCAACACTCAGTGTGAGCTGATGAACTGGTTGATGTTTCCTCTTGCCCTGTGTCTAGTCATTGTTGTGGTGTTCCCCAGCCTCGAGATGGCAACTCTGCTCTTCATGAGTGGTGTTGCCACCATTGCTCACATCCACTATGGAGTTTATGTT GTGCGTCAGATGTGTGAACACTTCCACATCATGTGTTTTAGCATCAAGGATCGAGCAGATTGA